One genomic region from Anolis sagrei isolate rAnoSag1 chromosome 7, rAnoSag1.mat, whole genome shotgun sequence encodes:
- the LOC137097516 gene encoding transmembrane protein 45B-like, whose protein sequence is MASFQGHALPGTFFLLFGLWWTVKCVLKHYSRKLNKNNHLHRSFDKLEFIEGILKVASGIIGILAEQFVSDGPHLYLYTREPWSWVHLMNWQHCTMYLFFGLSGAVDVLTYCPVRLPLGFDRLMLAIAFFVEGFLFYFHVHKRPMLDQLTHSLLLPAIFGGCATTVLEIFLQDNFILELFRASLAILQGTWFWQIGSVLYPPFGRPDWDLEDHDNMMFVIMCYCWHYAIDILIVAIIYILVHCFIQRRRASSGLTEIKLDLQKEKAKEDCASLLKAIYEE, encoded by the exons ATGGCAAGTTTTCAGGGCCATGCTCTTCCGGGCACTTTCTTCTTGCTCTTTGGCCTCTGGTGGACAGTGAAATGTGTGCTGAAGCACTACAGCAGGAAGTTGAACAAAAATAATCATCTGCACCGGAGTTTCGACAAACTGGAATTCATTGAAGGCATACTCAAAGTCGCCTCTGGAATAATAG GTATCCTGGCTGAGCAGTTTGTTTCAGATGGTCCCCACCTGTACCTCTACACCAGAGAGCCATGGAGTTGGGTGCACCTGATGAACTGGCAACACTGCACCATGTATCTGTTCTTTGGCCTGTCGGGAGCTGTGGATGTTCTCACCTATTGCCCAGTTAGATTGCCTTTAGGGTTTGATCGGCTCATGCTGGCCATTGCCTTCTTTGTAGAAG GCTTTCTCTTCTACTTCCACGTCCACAAACGGCCAATGCTGGATCAACTCACCCATAGTCTGCTGCTGCCTGCCATCTTTGGTGGTTGCGCCACCACTGTGTTGGAAATCTTCCTGCAAGATAACTTTATCCTGGAGCTCTTCCGTGCCAGCCTCGCCATTCTGCAAGGGACCTGGTTTTGGCAG ATTGGCTCTGTGTTGTACCCACCATTTGGAAGGCCGGACTGGGATCTGGAGGACCATGACAATATGATGTTTGTCATCATGTGCTACTGCTGGCACTATGCCATAGATATCCTTATTGTGGCTATCATTTATATTCTGGTCCACTG CTTCATCCAGAGACGTAGAGCAAGCAGTGGACTGACAGAGATCAAGCTGGATCTCCaaaaagagaaggcaaaagaagacTGTGCTTCCCTCTTAAAAGCAATATATGAAGAATGA